CTCCATTGGCCCGCAAGAAAATGCCCGTCCGGACTCACTGCAGGCACAGGAAGACCCCGAGCTGACTGCCAGCAATGAGATCCAGGACGAAGACATCTCACCCCCTGATCTCGAAGCGACAGCCAATCAAGAAATCCAGGATCTTGAAAAGATGGGCGCCTGGGAAGACGGTATCGCAATGACTCCAAAAGGGACATTGATTGAATCAGACTTCCCGATCGTCATCAACCGTCAAGTAGAATATTACCTTGATCTCTTTCAGAATCAGCAGCGTAAGGTATTCACCGGCTGGCTCACCCGCTCAGGTCGTTACCTGCCAATGATTCAGCAGGAACTGGCTGAAGCCGGATTACCGCAAGATCTTGCCTATCTGGCAATGATTGAAAGCGGATTCAAACCCAACGCCTTTTCCACAGCCAGCGCAACCGGTCTCTGGCAGTTCATGGCCCCGACCGCTGGCAGATTCGGCCTCCAGATTAACAGCTATGTCGATGAACGCCGAGACGCCCACCGTTCAACCCAGGCCGCAATCAACTACCTAAGCACACTTTACAGCCAATTTGGCAAATGGTATGTAACGGTTGCCGCCTATAATGCCGGCGAGGGTAGGATCAACAACGGACTCCAAAAGTATAATTGCGACAATTTTTGGGATTTAGCCAAGGAAGACTACCTTCCTTTAGAGACCAAACGTTACGTCCCCCAGCTGATCGCCGCCATCATGATCGCCAAATATCCTCACGATTACGGTTTCGACAACATCCAATACGATAAACCTTTAGCATTCGAAACTGTACCAGTTCCGCCACGGACTGAACTGGCGGCCGTGGCCGCGGCATCCAACACCCCGGCGGACACACTCTACGACCTGAACCGTCACCTCAGCAAAAAACAAGTCCCGCCAGGGATTGGCTCCTACGACCTCAGAGTTCCCCCAGGAACCGCTCGCCTAGTAGCGAACAATTTACCCAGAGTTCATGCTACAGTGGCCACCCTTTTCAAGGACCATGTGGTCGGTCGCCGGGATACCTTAAACAAAATCTGCGCCAAGTACAATATCAGTAAAATCAACCTGCTAAAAGCCAATAACCTGCGCAAAGCAAAGCTTGTCGCCGGCACTATCCTCCGCATCCCTTACCAAACCGCCCAGTATGCCCTGCTCTCCGACAAGGAAATTCAGCAGCTGGCCGCCGCCACAAAAAAGACTCAAGACGTGACCGTGCATAAGGTCAAAGCAGGGGACTCTATCTCCCAGATTGCCGCTCGCTATGGCTCTTCGACCAAAGAGATAATGACATTAAACAACCTGACAACAAAGCACGTTCTGAAGATTGGACAACAATTGACCGTTGCTCAGAGCAGCAAAACAAAAGCTGCATCCACCCCCTTGCGTGTAGCTGATGCATCAAAGAACACCAGCAAGAAACGAGAGATTATCGCCTCTCGTTCCAAGTCTCCGGCAAAACAGAAAGCCCCGACCGCTCACTATCAAGTCAAAAGCGGGGACAGCCTCTGGACGATCGCCCAGCAATTCGATCTTTCACCCGATGACCTCAAAAAATGGAATAACCTTGAAGGCAATCGGATAGCGCCAGGACTAAAACTCCTCATCAAATCCAAGAGCTGATAGTTGTCAACACAGCCCGCCATGCCCGACCATGCCAGAAACGCCTTGGTCCTCGGCGCATCCAGGGGAATCGGTCGGGCCATCGCACTCGCGCTCTGCGATGCGGGTATCAGGGTCATTGCCCCCTATTACGACTGGCCTGAAGACTCACATTCCCTTGTTACCCACCTCGCCGCCCTGCCGGGAGAGCACATCACCGTCAAGGCCGACCTGCGGGATCCATCCCAGGTTGAGTCGCTGATCGACCGTATCGACACTGATTGCGGCTCGCTGCATATCCTGATCAACAATATTGAGCGGGGCGGGATGCCCATTGTCCATGGAGCTTATACTCCTGAGCAGTGGACGCTGGAGATGGACACTACTGTCAAGGCTAAATGGCTGGTATTCAATGCAGCATTGCCGCTGCTTGCCAAGGGGGGACCAGGCGGCTCAGTGACCAACGTCACGTCCATCGCCGGAGACGTTGGTCGAGCAGGACCAGCCGGGATGATTTTCAACGATGCGTACGCCGCTGCCAATCACGCGGTCAGCACTTTTACCCGCACCTGGGCCCGACAAGCCGCTCCCCTGATCCGGGTGAATGAACTACGTCTAGGATTTATTCAAACCAGGCACGCAGAAGGTACCCGTGGGTGGGAATTGCTCTCAGAGGAGCAAAGAAGAGCCATCTTTGATCGCACCTTACTTCAACGCTCAGGCGCCTTGACGGAAGTGGTATCGGCAGTCAAGTTC
The DNA window shown above is from Desulfobulbaceae bacterium and carries:
- a CDS encoding LysM peptidoglycan-binding domain-containing protein, which translates into the protein PCLSRLLVLLCLPIVWSCSTHHNNPTGPQISTTLSSIGPQENARPDSLQAQEDPELTASNEIQDEDISPPDLEATANQEIQDLEKMGAWEDGIAMTPKGTLIESDFPIVINRQVEYYLDLFQNQQRKVFTGWLTRSGRYLPMIQQELAEAGLPQDLAYLAMIESGFKPNAFSTASATGLWQFMAPTAGRFGLQINSYVDERRDAHRSTQAAINYLSTLYSQFGKWYVTVAAYNAGEGRINNGLQKYNCDNFWDLAKEDYLPLETKRYVPQLIAAIMIAKYPHDYGFDNIQYDKPLAFETVPVPPRTELAAVAAASNTPADTLYDLNRHLSKKQVPPGIGSYDLRVPPGTARLVANNLPRVHATVATLFKDHVVGRRDTLNKICAKYNISKINLLKANNLRKAKLVAGTILRIPYQTAQYALLSDKEIQQLAAATKKTQDVTVHKVKAGDSISQIAARYGSSTKEIMTLNNLTTKHVLKIGQQLTVAQSSKTKAASTPLRVADASKNTSKKREIIASRSKSPAKQKAPTAHYQVKSGDSLWTIAQQFDLSPDDLKKWNNLEGNRIAPGLKLLIKSKS
- a CDS encoding SDR family oxidoreductase, with protein sequence MPDHARNALVLGASRGIGRAIALALCDAGIRVIAPYYDWPEDSHSLVTHLAALPGEHITVKADLRDPSQVESLIDRIDTDCGSLHILINNIERGGMPIVHGAYTPEQWTLEMDTTVKAKWLVFNAALPLLAKGGPGGSVTNVTSIAGDVGRAGPAGMIFNDAYAAANHAVSTFTRTWARQAAPLIRVNELRLGFIQTRHAEGTRGWELLSEEQRRAIFDRTLLQRSGALTEVVSAVKFLIDDATFMTGGTLCLDGGYTLGHDRIAPIPSPQKNLAIRE